The Monodelphis domestica isolate mMonDom1 chromosome 5, mMonDom1.pri, whole genome shotgun sequence DNA segment GGTCATGGGTCCGGACCACCCGAGCCCACTCCCTTCATgctacagacaaggaaactgaggccaagtgaAGTGATTTTAGGTTGCCCAGAGAGTAAAATCCAACTCCAGAGCCAGTATTCTCTCCACCAATAACTCACTGCTCTGCTCCTGCTGGGGTGCAGGGAGGGTGGGGGCTGGGAGATGAGACTACTCCCCTTGGCTGTGGGACTTTAGGgaagtctctttccctctctgggtccCAGCTTTCTcccctgtaaaataaggggatgggGCAATGCcgtccaaattgccttccacctCCAAGTACGAGGGGTCCCTCTAGATTTGCAAAGTATTCACCCCAAAATCCACAAGGACATGTTCCGTGGCAGTCAGGGAAGAGACCCAAAGCCAACAATTCAACACTCCCGGCCTCAAAGAGCTAACATTCATAGTGTCCAAGGAAACAACAGTCAGGCTTTGATTTCCATACGTCTAATCCAACCCGCCTCGTTTTATTGACAGGAAAATTTACCCAGACTGGTGAAGGAAGCcccttgcccagggccacccaacCAGGAAGCAATGAGGCAAGGAAGACTGAGTGGGAGCCTTGGCTTCCAAGTTCAAAGTCTTGGGCTCCTTCCACACCCACGCCACGCTTCCTTCCTCCGAGCCTAAGCGACCTGACCTTGTTTTTGACAGTCTTCTCAGAAACGTGACTTGTCAGCACTTGAGTGGGGACAAAGGGTCTCAAATGCTCTCTTTGACCCTCCCTCAGCACCAGGGCAGCCCAggagatagagctctgggcctgaagccaggaggatctgaattcaatgctggtctcagatactagctagacactagctctgtgaccctgagcaagtcactgaaccctgtttgcctcagtttccccatctataaaatcagctggagaaggaaatggcaaaccaccccagtatctttgccaagaaaaccccagaagagTTTGAaaacaactaggtggttcagtggataaagcactgagcctggagtcaggaagacgagttcaaatccagcttgagACACTTGAAAGTTGTGtgaagctgggcaagtcatttaacctgtttgccttagtccaCTGGAGAAGAACATGGTAGACCATTCTAGTATCTGCCAGGGAAtgccatggacagtatggtccccaaggccacaaagagtcagacacaagccAACAATACCAATCACCATGTTGGGGAGTTCTCGTGGGCattaccatccccattttacagaggaagaaattgattcCAAAGTGAAATCCCACAACCAGTGTCAGGAGTATCCAAGTCTCCTGTTCCCAGATCCAAGGCTCTTACCTTAGACCATACTGCCCTTCCTCCTaggattttttccctttgatctcTGCTATATCCCACTCCCCCACCACCATTCCACATTCTCACCTTTATCTCAGTCCCTGGACTAAAACAAACATGATCATCTCGATGTTCCTGCTCCCAGCGCCCTCCATTCTGGGAGTTGCAGACGATGGTTTTCTCCCCAAATCGGGGGTTGAAATGCAGGTCCAAATTTCCAGGACTCTGACCCAGATTAATAACGAACCTGTCAAAGGGGAAGGACAGAGAGTAAGTAATCAGCCTGGGTCATGGATGGAAGAAAGGGGCTGCTCAAAGGATTGCACAGAGTTGAAGCAGAGTgatccattttacatattaggaaactgaggcccatggagggGAAGCAACTTGTCCAAGATGAAAGGTTTATAAACTTAAAGCAGAAAGAGACCACCAAGGACATCTAAAGCAATTGCTTCATTTTACATCggagaaggaaactaaggcacagacaGATTAAGCAGTTTTCCTAAAGGTACTAagggtcagaggtgggatttgaactcgggtcctctgactccaaacccaggtgGCCCTTTTCCCACCTTCATGGGAAGGCTTGAGTTTCAAAAGGCTCGACACTTTCTCTAAATCTGGAGAACTGAAGGGTCTTTGGTGAAAGAGGAATCCTGGAGAGATTCATCTTTTACTAAAATCTAAAGATTTCCCAAACTATGTTAGCTCCTCTTGTGGGGCAAAGTCAGAGTTAGCCCCAATCCGGATGGGCCAGTTATTCCACCAAACTACAAAGAACAAAAGCCTCCCTACATCACTCCtaccaaaagaaagaaggaatagtGGGGGGAAATGTTGAACCTGGAACAAGGAGACAAGACACTtgctaggtgtgtgaccttgagccACTTCCttcacctctctcagcctcagtttccacatctgcacTTGTCTTCCCTATCAGCCAAAGTTGGCAGGTGGGGGGCATTTCACAAACCTCAATGAGGACTGTGACTTCACTGAGAAAGGAAATACCAGGTGAAGATGCTCCTTCTACCAATGCTGACTGGCACCTGTCTAGCAAtttagagacttaaaaaaaaagcccttaccatgtgccttagaatcaatattgtctattggctccaaggcagaacagtaagggctaggcaatggggattaagtgacttgcccagggtcacacagctctaccattctttttattatttttttcacatcattctAAAAAAGatgttccaagttctctcccgGATCCTTCCCACCCATTGGGCAGACAAACAATATGATGCCAACATTCTGAGATTCCAGAATTGCAAGACTCCAGTGATCACAGAacttgagagctggaaggaacctcgaTGGAATTACTCCAACACAGCAGACAGGCAAAGAGGGAGAACCCGCCACCTCTGGTGGCATCGTCCTATTTTGGGGCAGCTCAGTCCTGCTCTCCAGATCAAATATGTTACTTTGACATCTCTACCCATCGTGCCTCGTTCTTACATTCTGGGGCCAAAagaaacaagtctaatccctccttCACTGGACAGCCTATCAGATACTTGAAGAGGCAGCCAAGTggtactgggtctagagtcaggaacacaGGTTCAATGGGACCTCTAATATGCACAAAatatcaggatcaaatgagaggggtatctaggtggcacagcagataaagcattccagctgtgtgaccctgggcgtgCCTCTTAACTCCTGTTTGCCCAGccctttgcccttttgtcttaaagttgttactaagacagattAAGGGATTTTTGAAAATCtattgacccccccccccatcactggCCCTGGATCCATGAAAAGATTTTAGGGGAGTCTGTGAATCAGGACAGGATCAGATGAGAGAATATTTACATgctgcttggcacatagaaggtgctatataaatgttcgTTATTATTTTTGgtaaggaagacatgagttcaaatctagtctcagacactcattagctgcatgatcctagggaagtcacttaatttctgtgtcAGTTTCCTCTTGTGTAGAAATTGGGGATGGCAGAAGCCTTCACCTCTCAGAGCTTTTGTGAGGCTCAATTGAGactatttgtaaagaactttgcaaacctgcAAGCACCCTAGAAAGGGCAGCTATTATTAATGAAGGCAGCTATcacatcctttccttccttttctcccaacTAAACATACTCAGTTCCTGCAACACATCATCCCATGATGTGGATTGTCCCGGTCCTGGTCACTTCCTCAGGACATGTTCTGATTTATCAACGTCCTTCTTAAACTACAGTGCCCAGGAACTACATGATCTTCTTCAGGAGGTCTAATGTGGCAGAGCGTGGTGGGACCATCACCCAAGGTTCCAttagttttgttgttattgtcattcaGCCATGCCTGGCTTTTTTGtgcccccatttgggattttctttgcaaagatacaaGAATGGTtggccagttccttctccagctcattttatggatgaggaaactgaggcaagcaaagtaaagtgactttcccagggtcacactgctagtaagtgtctgaggtcaagtttgaactcagatcttccagactaagcctggtgctctatccacttcatcaCCCAATTGCTTCATTAGCTTCAACACTACTGACTCTTGGAGAGCACGCAGTACACTCAAACCCCCAGGTCTTTCTCAGACAAACTATTGTCTAACCATTCCACCCCGTTTTAGGctgcttttttttaacccttatcttctgtcttggaattgacatacgtatcagttccaaggcaacaGCACGTCTTCTGTCTTCTGACCCCgtgcctggctctctctctccactcagctatctagctgcccccatcccaTACTtctaaaggtgatttttttttttacccaagtACAAGACTTTGCATTTGTCTCTACTGAAATGCATCTTGGGTCATTCAGCCCAACGTTTGAGTCTATAAGGATCCTTTTGGATCTTGACTCTGCCATCCAATATGTCAGCTACCTCGTCCAGCTTTGTGGCACCTGACCACAAACTGGCCAGTCGATAGCTCTATCCAAGACAATGACAAAAAATGTGAAACAGCACAGAGTGCTCAGGCCCTCCACTGGACTTCTCCTGCCATGTTGCCATTAATAACTACTCGTGGAGTCTTGCCATCCAACCAGATCTGAATCCCTCTGACTAATCCATTTAATCTAATCcatttctctccatcctttccACAAGAAGAGCATGAGAGATTTTATCACAGACTTGGTTAACATGTAAGTCAAGGGGCAGcgaggtagcatagtggatagagtgccaagcctggcattgggagatcctgggctcaactttggcctcaggtacttccttctgcgtgaccctaggcaagtcaactgaatccccattgtccagcccttgcctcccttctgtcttagaactgattctagaatagaagataaggatttttaaaaatatgtatgtcAATAATACCCACAACATTCTACCTGTTTAGCAATACTATCTCCCTgtccccactccccccccccaaaaaaagcactgaggttagtctggcatgtCCTATTTCATAAAAGGCAGCTGGGGGTCAGAGTGGCTAGAACACtgagcctggggtcaggaagacctgcattcaaaccctacctcagacactgactaccTGCATGATCCTCAGAAAGTCATCCTATtggccttaatccactggagaagaaaatggcaaacactccagtatctttgccaaaaaaaccccagcTAAGGTCATGAaatgttggacacaactgaacaacggAATTCTTAATAAGCCCTAACCTAACCACTGGCTTTTCATGTCCCCATTTCCCTTTCTGAATGTTTGCCACCCAGCCCTTTGATAATCTCTTTCAGGATTTCCCCACGTATCCAAGTTAGACCCAACCACCCCAGAGTCTGCAAACtctgctctcttcccttttctaaaaGTCGAGCCAGCTCTGGCCCTTCTCTGATTTTAGGACCCTCCCCAGTGTCTCACAGGCTTTCCGACATCTCTGATCCTATCTCCTGTTCTTTCAGGACCCAGAGAGGAAATTCCTCTGGGCCAGGTGACTAGAATTCATCCAGGGTAGCTGGGTGCTTCCTGACTTATCTTGGGCAGAAACGTCCTGTTAGTTATTATTCTCATGTCATTTTCACTTCctttgcagagaaaacagaaaacaacACTGTTCTAAGATGTTATCATTCTCTGATTCGCAGTGGTCTGAGGCTAACAGTCTATTATTGTCTCATAGAAGGCTAGCCTAGGTCTAACATTCTGTGGTTCCACTCCCACCCAGATGAGGACCTTCCTCGGGCCCTCTGAGAATTCCCAGGAGACCCCCAGCTCGGTAGGAGAGCCAGCTCTGCAGCCCACCCACCACCATTTACCCAGATTTACCCATTTGCGTCATCATTAATTTTCCCCTTGAGCTTCAACGTCATCCCCTGCTTCAGGTCCATGTGGTGAATCTCCACTTTATCCTGCCCAAAAGAAGAGAGGTTTGCACTGATCCGGCATCCTTACATTCCCCCCACACACTTATAAGCATTGGTCACTCCCCTGCCCCCCCCATCTCTGGAGGCAAAGAAAAGCACCCAAGGGCCAATGTAGTACAGGCTTGTTCTCAAtcacctcctcctctcttctccattttcaCCCCCAAAAGCCCTGCTGGCTGCCAGTGGGGGTGGGGTCCCTAGGGCAACAGATCTCTTTATACAGACATTTTCTGGCTGGGTGATCTGGGGCAGCCATTGACCATCTGAATTttggttttcctcatctataaaatgggtataatggcATTCATGCCAGCTACATAGCATCCATGAAGAAGCCTTTTCCCATTGGCCCTGATGCAATGACTTTCCTGTATTGACTGTTTCTGATTTCTCCAGCCTAAACAAGCCATTGTTTGtccatatttgtttgcttgttgtttccccattaggctgtgagctacttgggggcagggactgtcttttgcctttctcttgtGTCCctgtgcctggtacacagtagatgTTTACTAAGTACTTCTGAGGGGCAACCAAGTAGTTCGGTGGATAGAGGCAGATATAgatggaaagacctgagttcagatctagcctcagatacttcctagcagggtAATCCCAATTtgccagccctgaccactcttctgccctggaatccatacttggtatcaattctaagacagaaggtaaaggttaaaaaaatgctTGTGGGTTTGAAACGAGCCAGGAGGGTACCCAGAGAACCAGCCctctccatttacagatgaggaaactggtccAGAGAAGTAGAGTGATTTACCCCAGGTCCTGCACCTAGTCCTCGGCCACTGTGAGCAAGGCGCAAATTAACCCCAAGGTGCCTAGACACAAGGCTGGGTTCATTAAAGCAGCAGAGAAATCCCCCAGTGGGGATGGCCATACAGAGCCAGTCACTCTACGGGGTTGGGCATGTTTCCTCCTGCTGGGGGCCTCGATATTTATTATTTGATGAAAGGGcaatagagagagagaacaaagaaatgaAGCACTGGGGGGGGGCATGGCAGGCACTGGGGCACATAAGAGGGGTAAGGTTGGACGGAGGGACAGAGTGTCCCCCATAAAAGTGACTGACTCTTCACCGTGCCCACCCTAAAGGTACACAGACATTTTGGCCTTGGCCTTGACTGACCAGTCTCCTTTCAACAGCCTGGTACAGGACAGCCCAGAGAGTGATCAATTtcaaatcagaagacctgggtttgaagcCCACCTCTTCCATCTCCTAcctgtcaacgtggaatctagaagtccccaaactgaTAGCCTAGAAAGACTGAGTGCTTCCCCAGTTTATTCAGCTCTGAGGTGAAAGTCTCAGGCTTGAGCCTGTTCCTGGGAGAATCCACCATCCACTTCCGATGGGGGCTAAGCCCAAGCCAAAGTCGAGAGACTCTTGGCCCTATAGGCAGCACATTTGGTCTCACAGGCTGGAGGAAGGTGGGATAtcctgggagaggcttctggagacaagaagagtctcTTGACTTCGGCTTGGCCTTAGTCCCCATCTGAAGTGGATGGTGGATTCTCCCAGGAACAGGCTCAGACCTCTGACCTAAGTAAAACTGGGGAATCACTCCATCTTTCTAAGCTataagtttggggacttctagattccatgttgacatatgTCAGACAAGTCATGCtctcctgcctcagttttctcatttgtaaaatgaggttggagAGCTGGactagaaaacctcaaatgaactTCCTGGATCTActttatgtctctgtctctgtctctctgtctctctctgtctctctctgtctttctctctctctctctctctctctctcacacacacacacacacacacacacacacacactcactttGATATTTGGAAGGGACCAGAGAGTCCATAGAATTGTGccaaaacagaaacagagagaaggggcaCCTACAGTCCCCAGGTAGTCTCAACAGACTTATCTAATGGCAATTTGGGGATCAAAAAACTGGGAAATCAGTAAGGATAAGAATTAGCCAACtgataataattttttaacaCTTGGCATATATAAAGAACTCTATGCTAGACTTTGGCAATACAAAGTGACATGTAAGTGGTCccagggtagctgggtagctcagcagatagagctccaggcttggagatgggaggtcctgggttcaaatttggcctcagacattccctagttgggtgaccctgggcaagtcacttagcccccatttcctagcccttatcgctcttctgccttggaaacaatgcacagtatcatttctaggacagaagggtagggtttaaaattttgtttaaatggACCccaccctcagggagcttacattctatctagGGAAACAACAACAGATACACATACAACTATGTACAACTTTATACAAAGTAGCTGAGAGGTAATTATTGAGGGGAGACATTAGCATTTGTGGGGATCAGAGTCAGGACCAGGTCTTGGACCAGTTACTTAATCCCTCGGGCAAGttactttccctctctgggcctcagcttcctcatctgtaaaatggggaggtggGATTGTACTCAGTGACTTCTAAGATCCCATCAAATTGATGATCCCCTAGGTTGAGAAAGCCtatcttctcctcctttctcctgaTGGACCCTTACAACCTTCCTACAGACAGGCTAGGACACACAAGGGAGCCACAATCCACAAAAGCTCCAGGGCTTGTCTAGTATACAAGACACCATCTGGGAAGGATAAGGACTGGCACCCATGTGTCCTAATGCCTaatctgaggtcctttccattcTAGCCTCAAGGCAGAGCAGGAGGAGGATAGGGAGACCCAAAGGAAGATAAATGAGGCCAgaggaagagtggtaaaagcCCTCCATAGCCAGCCCTCCCCATCCAGCTTTGAGATTACCTTCGACATCTTTCTTACAGATGAGGTGACTGGCAGATGCTGTTTGCAGTAACTTGGGGAGATTTGCTCTGAGCCCCAGAAGTAGCAATGAGCTTATGACTCCCAACTGTCCAGAAGAAAAGCTTAAACATTAACTCTGGAAGGTTATAAACCTGAGGACTTTGCCCAAGAAGACTCAGCTCTCCTGGGGTATCTCTTCTTCCCATCTTCCTCCCCTGAAGAACAAACACATTATCTGTGCCTCTTCCTTCCTCTATGACCTTGTGCCTGGCACCTCCTGCCCCCCATCTGCCTATCAGCCCTGGAACAAGAACATTAGGCATCTGGTGTCAATTCTGTCAAGCAGGGGACTATGGGAAGTGTCTAAAGTATGAACAATCCTGTGTGTCATTGAGAAAGACTGGAGACAGGGGCACGAGGAATTGGAAAGACTGAGGAACTGGGAGATTAGGGTGTTGGGATGAAGCAAGGCAGGAGGCAAAAGACTGCTAGTAAGTCAGGAATTTAATGGAGAAGACTGAGTGACTTGAAGGTTTATAGCTCCAAGGATGGGGATAGAAAGGAGAGgggctggacctgtgatttcattggtacagggaaTACCCAAGAGTGAAAACTCCCTTCATCAGTGCAGGCTGCCTTCTCTGCAACATACAGTCTAAGAGAGTTGCTGAGGGCACTGAGAATTTAAACAACTTGCCAGCAATTGTTTTTCCTGGTTTCAAAGCTAGTTCTCTACACACCAAACCACACTAAGGTTGAAAGAAGGTGCCAGAGGAAGGGAGGGTCTGAGAGTGATCCTATAAAGAGTAGAATCCTGGTTTGGGGATGTGAGAGAGGTTACAGCCCACCTTAAAACAGGAATAATCAATGCCAATCAGACAACAAACATggatatattttaaacccttgccttctgactTCATATCCATTCTAAGAGCAGCAAGGGTTGGgcaatcaggttaagtgacttgcctaggctcacacagctaggaagaatctaaagctagatttgtacccagcacctcccatctccagacctggttctagGCTGCATTAGGTACCAGAACTTGGAAGAAATGTTAGAGGAAGAGATCTAAGACCACAGAATCATACTTCTAGATTTGGAACCTGGAAATCACCTAATCCAAGCCCTTCAATTTGCAAAAGAGGAAACTCAGGTTTAAAAATTGACCAGGATCCCACAATAAATagaagagacaggatttgaacccacactCTCTGCCTTCTAAAGCCCAATGTCCTTTCCACTGCACTATCTGGAGGGCTATGTTAATGCAGCAGAAAATTAGGGGAGGGGgcacaaaagaaaggaagggcaGAGGAGACTAGGGAAGGAAGAGGGCTAGAAAGAATGGAGtgtggagaggagaaagagaggtgCCTAGGGAGAAGGCGTTCCTGAGTCATAGACCTGGAAAAGCTGGAAGAAAGGATTTGCCATCCTTCATGCAGGGCAAAGCCAAGTATTGTGAGAGGCTTAAAGGCCCCAgggttctttattattattattattattattattattatttaccctTTTTTAAGATAGAGAATATTCTTTATTCTTCTCCCACCCCTGAAAACaccagaaatgacaaaaaaggattcACAGTCCTAATCCCAACTCCCCTATCCCAATATTCATAAATAATcaccattctcttctctctctctgttgagGCCCACTTTCTTCAGGGTCCTGAAGTCCGCCTTATTCATAGCATCACTGATTTGGAGTGCCTTCACAAGGAGACACCCTTCCTGACAGAATTCCCACATGTGCCTTTTTAGCTCCAAGAGATGCATACATACAGGCATTGGGCCTTTTTGTATTGTCCTCTGGTTTGGACTTCCCTGGTTGGAGAAACCCTTGGGGTTTATAACATCATTTATCAATAGGAGTGTGCAATCTCTTCATGAAGGAAGGAATGGGTCAGGTGTGTGTGACTGCAGGGGAAAGACCACCAAGGTTTGAACAGCAATGGTGGCAAAGTCTTAGGCTGTAGGGAGTCTCTTCAGGAGCAGCAGAGGCAGAAGGAGAGGATTATTCCTTTTACCGGAAACAGATCCTGGGTAATAATCATTGGCAAATATTTATCTAGTGCTTACTCGGTCTAGGGCTGTAAAAagaccaaaagggagggaagaggcaaGAAGGTCACCTTCAGGGACATGGCAGCCAGTGTAGGCTGCCTGACTTTACTGCTGGTACTGGAATGAAGGGGAAGATGGTGGTTAAAGGAAGAgtgcttcacacacacacacacacacacacacacacacacacacacacacacacatggagaaagagggggagggagggagggaaggagagagagaaagagagagaaagagagagagagagagagagagagagaggaaggagagagagagagagagagagagagagaaagagagagagagagagagagagagagagagagaggaaggagagagagagagagagagagagagagagagagagagagagagagagagagagagagagagagtgcctgACACTGGTCTTTCCATGGTTGGAACCCTGAAGCTTCAGGATTAAATTAATTGGCTTCATAGCCTGGCCCCCTCCTGCCTTTCTACCTTCTCATTCCTCACTCCCCTCCACATACTCTGGAATTCAGTGACCCCAGCTTCCTAGTTTTTCCAACAAGACACTCCCATCTCCAGACACTCCAAGACACTCTCCaagcttcctcatctctgcctcttgacttctctggcttccttcaagtccccaCTAAAATGGCACCTGCTACAAGAATCATTTCCCAATTCCAGTTCATTGTGCCTTCCCTCTGTCTATTATCtcctgtgagctccttaagagtagGGACTGTTTGTGCCTTTTCTGTATTCCCAAAGCTCCACTGGTGCCTGCCATAAGCAGGTGATCAATCTATGCTCGTTGACCTGACTTGACTGTTTgggctgttcagtcatttcagtctggTCCAACACTTCCTGATTCCTTGAATTGACTACCACCACCCCATTCCCATGGAAGGGAAGGCAGTGTGATTtggtggaaagaattctggactgGAAACCAGAGGGCCTCTGTTGGAATCTCACCCTGCTactatatgactttgggaaaaGTCATCTTCTCTAgactggctttgaaatcagaggactGGACTTGATCATCCCTAAGGAAAGCCAGGGCCAATTCTCATGCATGTGGTCTTTTAGGATTACAAAGAACTTTCCTGACTACTACTCCATGAAGTAAGTAGTCTTAAGTGTTACCACTGGAGCAACTAAGTGGCTCGGTGGGTAAAGAACTAGATCTGCAAATAgaagatcctggtttcaaatctagcctcagatacttcctagctgagtgaccctgagcaagtcccttaaccccccatttcctagcccttagtGTCCCTCtgagattctaagatgaaagttatggggctgattttttttaagtgttactACCAACTCTATGTGAAAGAAGAGTGCTGGGAGGATCAAAAGAGAGGCCAGGTGTTTTGCAGAGACATCtgctgactccaaggccagcctcCTTGCCACTATTGTCTCTCAACCAGTGTTCTCTACACAAGATAAACACATTATGAGGCCACTGGGTTCATTAGTCCTACTGTGcgctctttttttcctttttaataaattCATAGGCCCCTAGATGTAGAGAAGGCCCCAGAAGCCCTTTAattaaattctctcattttacaagtgaggaaactgaggcccaaagaggcccaagatcacacaggtaataaatagtAGGGTCAGATGGTTATTGTTCAGTTGCATCTGATTCCTCT contains these protein-coding regions:
- the LGALS2 gene encoding galectin-2 isoform X1, producing the protein MSKDKVEIHHMDLKQGMTLKLKGKINDDANGFVINLGQSPGNLDLHFNPRFGEKTIVCNSQNGGRWEQEHRDDHVCFSPGTEIKLTVTLEEDEFQVKLPDGHQVKFPNRRKCSHLPYCCVEGGISLTSFKLD
- the LGALS2 gene encoding galectin-2 isoform X2 is translated as MSESLFVINLGQSPGNLDLHFNPRFGEKTIVCNSQNGGRWEQEHRDDHVCFSPGTEIKLTVTLEEDEFQVKLPDGHQVKFPNRRKCSHLPYCCVEGGISLTSFKLD